Proteins encoded in a region of the Brevefilum fermentans genome:
- a CDS encoding MBL fold metallo-hydrolase, giving the protein MEINWHGHSCFRITERGMASVVTDPYDPAVVGIDPGKLRADVVTVSCDHPAHNHLNAIRGKAFEITGPGEYEIGGVFITGVQINGKGRKTAADVVRNTVYVIDYNGLTVAHLGELNSVPSQTEVEGLGEVKIALVPIGGGASLNAAQAAEVIRLLEPGIAIPMHYGMSKSLIKLDPLSKFLKEMGLTSIETEESIKLQSSASLPEEVRVVVLDLSL; this is encoded by the coding sequence ATGGAAATTAACTGGCACGGACATTCTTGCTTCAGAATCACTGAGCGCGGCATGGCATCGGTGGTAACAGACCCTTACGATCCGGCTGTTGTTGGGATTGACCCCGGTAAGTTGCGTGCAGATGTGGTGACCGTCAGTTGTGATCACCCAGCACATAATCACCTCAACGCAATCCGTGGCAAGGCTTTTGAAATCACCGGACCTGGTGAATATGAAATTGGCGGTGTGTTCATCACCGGCGTGCAGATCAATGGCAAAGGCAGGAAAACTGCGGCTGATGTCGTTCGTAATACGGTGTATGTGATCGATTATAACGGTCTGACCGTCGCCCATCTCGGTGAGTTGAACAGCGTGCCCAGCCAGACAGAGGTTGAAGGCTTGGGTGAGGTGAAAATTGCCCTGGTGCCGATTGGAGGGGGTGCCAGCCTGAATGCAGCTCAAGCTGCCGAGGTGATCCGATTGCTTGAACCGGGCATCGCGATCCCCATGCATTACGGGATGAGCAAATCCTTAATCAAACTGGATCCGCTTTCCAAATTCCTCAAGGAAATGGGTTTGACCTCTATCGAAACTGAAGAGTCGATTAAACTCCAGAGTAGCGCTTCCTTGCCAGAGGAAGTGCGGGTCGTGGTGCTTGATTTAAGCCTTTAA